A single genomic interval of Microbacterium sp. zg-Y1090 harbors:
- a CDS encoding response regulator transcription factor — MAQLLVLSSAPGGVPVLPALELLSHRVRQIPAEPAQLVNAPSADVIFIDARTDLVGAKSLCKILTTTGLDAPLVLVVTEGGLTAVSTDWGIDDVILVNAGPAEVDARVRLAVGRQSAEQTSTRIQTSGITIDESSYSAKVHGKPLDLTYKEFQLLHFFATHPSRVFTREQLLSEVWGYDYFGGTRTVDVHVRRLRAKLGDLEQLIGTVRNVGYRFNVYEDDQVPAPRERSQA, encoded by the coding sequence CCAGCTTCTCGTTCTGAGCTCCGCGCCAGGCGGCGTTCCGGTACTGCCCGCGCTCGAACTGCTGAGCCATCGTGTGCGACAGATCCCGGCCGAACCCGCCCAGCTCGTCAACGCTCCCAGCGCCGACGTGATCTTCATCGATGCGCGCACCGACCTGGTGGGCGCGAAGTCGCTGTGCAAGATCCTCACGACCACCGGCCTCGACGCGCCGCTGGTGCTGGTCGTCACCGAGGGCGGCCTTACCGCGGTCTCGACCGACTGGGGCATCGACGACGTCATCCTCGTCAACGCGGGCCCCGCCGAGGTCGACGCCCGCGTGCGACTGGCCGTCGGCCGCCAGTCGGCGGAGCAGACGTCCACCCGCATCCAGACCTCCGGCATCACGATCGACGAGTCGTCGTATTCGGCGAAGGTGCACGGCAAGCCGCTCGACCTCACCTACAAGGAGTTCCAGCTGCTGCACTTCTTCGCCACGCACCCCTCTCGGGTGTTCACGCGAGAGCAGCTGTTGAGCGAGGTCTGGGGCTACGACTACTTCGGCGGCACGCGCACGGTCGACGTGCACGTGCGACGCCTGCGCGCCAAGCTCGGCGACCTCGAGCAGCTCATCGGCACCGTGCGCAACGTGGGCTACCGCTTCAACGTGTACGAGGACGACCAGGTGCCCGCACCGCGCGAGCGCTCGCAGGCCTGA